The DNA sequence taacggatttcaaacgcgatttattcattatattattaacccgacgtttcgaacactttacgtcgggttaataatataatgaatgattcgcgttaaaaagtttgaatttctaaatgtataataatcgtgtaaaatcaaacacaagaaaatactaaaatttgatttgtttacaCTCGTACATAAAGATATTCTTTCTTATGGAATATAGATTAGCAATAAAAGTTTCATGCTGAACGCGCTTCAGATATTAGCTTCGGagtgttaattaatataacagcgTATGAATTTATCGTCAACCAATGATATTGGAGaggttattttgtatataaaacgttGTCCAacgtaaatttatgttttctttttttattatttgtacaaaatattgtcttgttcgttttattaaaattacatcctAACTatctaaacaaagaaaataataaaaatggaagaaatcataaaaaatatattttatgataaaaatgtgttgcCCGCACGCACTGGCGTcttggaaaataaaacacgcacAGCGTGTTTTACGCACCACGAGACGCGATTTCTCGCGAGTGCGGCTTCACACGCTAGGCGTGCGAAGACGCATACTCGGTTCGAAGCATTTTTACACAACAGGTGTGTTTCAGCAGTGAACGTGTTAATACAGCTCTGGGAGTTGAAGAGATGGCTTTAAAAGCAACAATTGCATTGATTATAGCAAAAAAACGActattcttaatattaaattattattatgattttactAAAATGCATTTTGCTCGGATATAAATCATGGTCTAGTTTTTGTATCTACAGATATACAATACTACGCAAAATATACATCCTAAAAAGTGTAGgtaaataatttgaacatcacatacaaatgataataatttaccttAGCGAAACACAATCCAATGGTGCCCGTTCCACAACACACATCTATGAGTGTGGACTGTTCATTCACTTGGCTCATGTCAATAGCACTCTGGTAGAGAATCTCTGCACCCGCTGTATTTACCtgatgaatgaaattattttttgtgagtTATAGCATAACATTCGAAGCAAAGTTGttgaaaaaagaacaaaaattaattggtacattaaataaaaaagttagtaATGCAGTATTTTTACAGTGATGTCTGTCTACTCATGCTAAAAATATCAGAAAAAGCCAATTAGCAGTTATTATAGTCAGTCTCTctggttaattttatttttgacaaataCTAAGCATTATGcggaatattaaataaataatgtaaattatggtTTCAATCTCAAAAAAACCAACCTGGAAAAATGCCTCTGGAGATATACGAAACTGTCGCCCCAGAATTGTGTCTACAATGTGTGTTGTACCCAACAAATGAATCGGTTTGGGTGTCTCCTCTCCTACTCTCcttcaaattaataacaattaataatctaataaaagaacttaaataacaatacatcTAGAATAATCTTGTTAACATAAGAAACCTTTTAGATATCAGATGTATATATACTGATTTAATTCCACACGCTGTTGCTTCatccaatttaaaatactcaattatttcttgttttaatttgtctaATTCTTCATTAGATAAAGTCTGCAACAAATAAGATAATagagtaaaatgtttttatcaagtaaatgtatattgtaaagtatcaaaaaaatttaggaatagcaatataattttttaaagaagtataaataaatcacaattagATGGTGAATAAGAATTTAGGTAGATTTCtatgaaactttaaaataaattaaataaatttagcaaAATCTTAATTCTGGTTATTAAATACCAGCATAATGCCGCACAAGGCTATTATATTCCATTGATTAAAggacataaataattacctgTGGATCCATAGCAATGATAAGCATTATGTCATTATTCTGCGTAGATTGCCTGACAGTCAGACATTTCCAATAACCTTTATAGTCCACAGGACTGTAGGGTGCTAGATCAGATTTTCTTACAAAGTCTTGAAATACCTGCCAGAATCattcaaacaataatatacttaatatacaaGCAACAGcacaaatttttatgataagatAAATTCCAGTTTAGCCCATTTGGTtttgtatatacaaaaatacatactatGTTCCTGGACAGTCTAGTTTTAGTAAAAGATTTcataaggttttatttaaatccataaacatttgattCAATAGTGTCAATAGCATATTGTATGTTGTTTGTAAAGTTTACTCACTAAAACTGCCTTTTTCATATTCTCCGGTATGTGATTTAAGCATTCTACTGGTGCAACAGCCACTGATCCAGCCCAGTAGCATCCTAATCTGAAACCAACTGTTGGCTTCTTAGTTTCTTCATCCATACCAACGGTAAACTCACATTTGTTCCTATATCCTTCTGTAACTGGTGATTTCTGTATAGGTCTCAATTCAAAACTTAACCCATTATATATCTTTCTATTTGCCTCTATTTTGCTACGCTTTTGTTTATCTATCCTCCATACTTCATTGTCAAACTTCATAAGTATATgcttaatttctttttcttttagtttgagctgtaattttaaatatttattcataaagattCTATTAACATAGTTAACAAAAGTCTACAGTTTAATATTGACTAAAAAAAAGAGCTAAATAATAAGTTGGAATAATTtcaatagtattaaaatatctcacatttatgaatacaataaatatagaaaagaaaaaacatacagAAATTTCCTGAATTATAAAAGCGTAAAtataggaaaataattttttttttttacaagaaTTTAGGTGGTATTGTTTTACTCTTACTTGTTCATCATATGGAATATTCCAGTATGGAGTAACTGCATCTTTCAATCTTTCCTCTTGACTTTTGTTTTCTTGGTCATCACTTGTTTTCTGcctttttacattttctgtactttcttgttttcttttaactaGTGGATCAGGTGCAGGTTTGGCTGCTTCAGCTATCAAGCTTTTACCTGTAAAATCAATATGTCAATCGATAAAAAACGTAacgttttttgttatatttccgTTACAATGTTGGAATGAATTGTCTAAGAGTAAAATTATCGTGATATTGGCTTAGAGTAATATTTGCGTGTTGTATACCTTTCCACTGGTATCCATTTAATGCTGCAATAGCTTTATCGCGCTCCTCGTCGTTTTGAAAACAAGCATACAGCCAATGATTACCAACTTTCGGTCTTTTAATCTTGCTCACACTTAATCCTAGTTTATGATTCATTAACTTCTTTAACtcctaaaattttaaagaatattaattttgaaagttagtatatatagtgagttaaataacattatataaatatattaaccgCTATCCCATAGAACTTTGGAAGGCCGCGTAgctctattttaaatttctctgATGAAAATCCACCTCGATCCAAATACGCATATTCTTCATTATTACTGGTTTCTTCTGACATTTCAAttgtctaaatattttttaaaaattattctgtATATCCCAATCGTAGACagagttataatattatatcgtattagaattagatatttgtttacttatttttgaGGTTATAGACAACCCACATGTCATATTTcagaaatatgtaatttgtCAATGTCAAATACTTCAAGTCAGGCTGAAACCACTATACTCCGTTTTACGAAATCCGTAAACTGGAGTGAATAGATATAAAACCAGgaaattttactatattattatcatagtaTATGACGATTGACATAGTAAacctactattttatttttttgttcaccttgcaacatttattatatgaactgACAACTTCTGAATTGACGTGAAGTTAGCTACAAGTAAatcaaaatctatttgaaCATCATCGGTTGAAATACGTAAATTTATGCTAAAGAAACATTTCTAGTTCTATTGTTTAATATGTCGCGTTTAGAAAGATAACGCtatagattattattgtatattttctcaaaattacgttttttgccaaacatTTGTaggtttaaaattttgtaactaATAACTAAACAGTGGGTCTATAGAAACGTAGTATGGGCTTAAGACACGGTTTAGAATTTTCAGTAATAATTGTCagaaatgttacatttttaataaagcaattcagtttttttttaatttccgaGTGTTTCATATGCGCCTTGTAATGGATCTTCATCCAATGAAAATGATATGTTTGACTGCAATACAAACGTACCCTATGTTTCTCTCTAGTTTACTTATTTCACTTTATAGACCCATAAATATATCTTGGAAATTTACAACtgtcaattttttaaatagactaGTCAGTATGATGCAGGCACTCTACTCTATGTAGGTATCTTTATGATTAaacatcaattaataaaactaattccgaacaagcaataattatagaatcttAATACCTAACTATTATTGAAAGTGATAaagacacatttatttatcagtaattttattaagtatccACTTAAAATTGCTTCAATACATCCCTACATCACTTTTCATTACTTAAATTAACATTgcactttgtttttatagaaacATTTACATGGAAATCGATATTTGTATCGAGTATATTGCTAGAATCTAGCAGTTAGATaatcacttttaaaatttaatacataaagacGGCATATAGCTACTTgtaggtacttattattctgtgataTAGCTAGCAAGATACTTATTTCATGCATGCATGTCATGGAAATTTTGATCTCAAGAGCAGTCTTTAgttaataaacagaaaataaatcgGAAAAAAAAGAGTAAACATTTGTGGCAACAAGAATGAATATACTGCAAAAGGTGTTAAatttttcgatttttaaacCTTTTCACTTAAACTTCGGTCATTAAAACTACTTAGATTACCCAGTCCTATGCAAAAACAATCTCAAATAGTCCCACAAGCTTACTACCAGTACCGATCCCCTCAAACATATTcgaaaagattttattatctagAACGCTAAACTCACTTGAAGAGAATAATGCTATTCCAGGTCATCAGACAGCAACATTCCACGATTGAACAGGTTCATAGGGTAGTCGAAAGAATTCGGAAGTCCCTAGAAGAAAGGAAAGAACATTTGCTGATGACAAAGCTATACTAACAAGTAGTAGGGATCCGGCAGTTGCGTCGAAATTATTGCGAAAGGAGAGGTGGAACATAAAAGCGAGCTCCTCAAAATCGGTACACATTACTTTTACTTTAAGAAAAGAATTGCCCTCCCGTAAAACTAGAAGACGTTATACTTCCTCACGGTGACAGAGACTGCTACCTGGGGCTGCACTTGGATCGACGTTTGACATGGAATCATCACATCAAAGCCAAAAGAAGAAGAGAAACCTTCGCTGACGAAGTTTGTACTGGATATTAAGCTGAAAAAGTCGCCTCTCACACGATAATAAActgcttatatataaaagcataatTAAACCTATACCCATATAGGTTATACGGCACTCAAATCTCTACAGCGACAACAAAATACCATACTACAAACACTTCGCAATGTCCCTGGTTTACAACTAATGCTAAAATTCATAGTCATACTAATATATGTTGTATGAAAGACGAAATTAATACACGTATAAAATCGTACGTGACCAGACTGCTAACTTAGAACTTGCTAACCAATTGACAAAACAGACATATCAAAAACGTCTTCAAAGGAAagacttaatttaattgtgtcACTTGAAGAGCATATTGATAGCGAATACCGCTGATtgcaaattaaagaaaaaaataaataaataaataaactgttcTCAAATGTGTTAGTCAAACGAAAAACAGTTAGAGGAAAATCAAGCTTCTTCTCATCTTTACTTGTACTGACAAAATGAACCAaaaccaaaattaattttcaaataattttaatatctaacgGCCGACATTAGttggtatataaatacaatatgcactta is a window from the Zerene cesonia ecotype Mississippi unplaced genomic scaffold, Zerene_cesonia_1.1 Zces_u004, whole genome shotgun sequence genome containing:
- the LOC119838721 gene encoding tRNA (uracil-5-)-methyltransferase homolog A gives rise to the protein MSEETSNNEEYAYLDRGGFSSEKFKIELRGLPKFYGIAELKKLMNHKLGLSVSKIKRPKVGNHWLYACFQNDEERDKAIAALNGYQWKGKSLIAEAAKPAPDPLVKRKQESTENVKRQKTSDDQENKSQEERLKDAVTPYWNIPYDEQLKLKEKEIKHILMKFDNEVWRIDKQKRSKIEANRKIYNGLSFELRPIQKSPVTEGYRNKCEFTVGMDEETKKPTVGFRLGCYWAGSVAVAPVECLNHIPENMKKAVLVFQDFVRKSDLAPYSPVDYKGYWKCLTVRQSTQNNDIMLIIAMDPQTLSNEELDKLKQEIIEYFKLDEATACGIKSVYIHLISKRRVGEETPKPIHLLGTTHIVDTILGRQFRISPEAFFQVNTAGAEILYQSAIDMSQVNEQSTLIDVCCGTGTIGLCFAKHCGEVLGLELIEKAVEDAKANAQLNNIKNCNFYSGKAEYTLPAVMARAAADDIIAIVDPPRAGLHMNAITTLRNNKRVKRLIYISCSPASVTKNFVDLTRASSKTLHGAPFSPVCALPVDMFPHTKHVELIVLFEREREPTTSDVEKSADKIAEDKTVKESKEENDESNGNSEANMNASPVNEAS